A single Cottoperca gobio chromosome 3, fCotGob3.1, whole genome shotgun sequence DNA region contains:
- the taldo1 gene encoding transaldolase, producing the protein MSTVSPDKRRKMESALNQLKKHTVVVADTGDFNAIDEYKPQDATTNPSLILAAAKMPAYQHLVDQAIKYGIAKGGTDEEQVANTMDKLFVSFGLEILKKVPGRVSTEVDARLSFDKEEMVAKALRLIALYKEAGIGKERVLIKLSSTWEGIQAGRELEEKHGVHCNMTLLFSFAQAVACAEANVTLISPFVGRILDWHKENTGRKSFESHEDPGVLSVTQIYNYYKKFGYSTVVMGASFRNTGQVKALAGCDLLTISPGLLAELSQDHSIVAEMLKVEKAKASDLEKIHLDEKAFRWQHNEDRMAMEKLSDGIRKFAADGIKLETMIKEKMLGVKNGQ; encoded by the exons ATGTCCACTGTGTCACCAGACAAACGACGAAAGATGGAGTCAGCGCTGAACCAGTTGAAGAAACACACTGTGGTGGTGGCAGACACCGGAGATTTTAACG CCATTGACGAGTACAAGCCTCAAGATGCCACTACTAACCCATCTCTTATCCTGGCTGCTGCCAAGATGCCAGCCTACCAGCACCTGGTGGATCAGGCTATTAAATATGGCATCGCTAAAGGCGG AACTGATGAGGAGCAGGTAGCCAACACCATGGACAAGCTGTTTGTGAGTTTCGGGCTGGAGATCCTCAAGAAGGTCCCAGGCAGGGTCTCTACTGAGGTGGATGCCAG ATTATCTTTCGATAAAGAGGAAATGGTTGCCAAGGCCCTGAGGCTCATCGCGCTCTATAAAGAAGCGGGCATCGGCAAGGAGCGTGTGCTCATTAAGCTGTCATCCACATGGGAAGGAATCCAGGCTGGCAG GGAGCTTGAGGAGAAGCACGGTGTTCACTGCAACATGACCCTGCTGTTCTCTTTTGCTCAGGCTGTGGCCTGTGCAGAAGCAAATGTAACTCTGATATCACCCTTCGTTGGGCGCATCCTCGACTGGCACAAGGAGAATACAGGCCGCAAAAGCTTCGAGTCGCATGAAGACCCAG GCGTGCTGAGTGTGACCCAGATTTACAACTACTACAAGAAGTTTGGCTACAGCACTGTGGTGATGGGTGCCTCCTTCAGAAACACGGGGCAAGTCAAAGCCCTGGCGGGGTGTGATCTGCTCACCATCTCCCCTGGCCTGCTAGCAGAGCTCAGCCAGGACCACAGCATCGTTGCAGAGATGCTCAAAGTGGAGAAAG ccAAGGCCAGTGATCTGGAGAAGATCCACCTGGATGAGAAGGCTTTCCGCTGGCAGCACAACGAGGACCGTATGGCCATGGAGAAACTGTCTGACGGCATCCGCAAGTTCGCTGCCGACGGCATCAAGCTGGAGACCATGATCAAA GAGAAAATGCTCGGTGTGAAAAATGGCCAGTAA